A region from the Aegilops tauschii subsp. strangulata cultivar AL8/78 chromosome 5, Aet v6.0, whole genome shotgun sequence genome encodes:
- the LOC141022692 gene encoding FBD-associated F-box protein At1g60410-like — MESPPPKRNAGHVGEDGISALPDHLLLDILERLHLREAFRAGALSTRWRHLPSHLSLVHLDAGHFRGATSLQVMDAFTGAARALLTRVPPAEGVCESGALKVLVLSFYTSSPHLTSLALAVGSGTSA; from the coding sequence ATGGAGTCGCCGCCGCCCAAGCGCAACGCCGGCCACGTCGGCGAGGACGGAATCAGCGCCCTCcccgaccacctcctcctcgacATCCTCGAGCGCCTCCACCTGCGCGAGGCGTTCCGCGCCGGCGCGCTCTCCACGCGGTGGCGGCACCTCCCCAGCCACCTCTCGCTCGTGCACCTCGACGCCGGTCACTTCCGCGGCGCCACATCGCTCCAGGTCATGGACGCGTTTACGGGCGCGGCGCGGGCCTTGCTCACTCGGGTGCCTCCCGCCGAGGGAGTGTGCGAGAGTGGTGCCCTCAAGGTGCTCGTCCTCAGCTTCTACACGTCTTCCCCTCACCTGACCTCATTAGCACTTGCAGTAGGCTCAGGCACCTCAGCTTGA